In Anguilla rostrata isolate EN2019 chromosome 1, ASM1855537v3, whole genome shotgun sequence, a genomic segment contains:
- the cmtm7 gene encoding CKLF-like MARVEL transmembrane domain-containing protein 7, with amino-acid sequence MSHTVVTTTTTTTSTSDGGILNIGYARTVQGLLKIAQVVVLLIAFLCVHCSSAWTDYSAFRYFEVVTLWFLIAFLIFFLMYIFRLQSKIPCINWTLTEFLHYAVGTILVFIASIVAAVKCGQISALVAGSVFGFIATFLLAVSIWMSYKITCGSQPTGAAV; translated from the exons ATGTCCCATACAGTAGTTACAACGACAACCACCACAACGTCGACATCTGATGGAGGTATTCTAAACATTGGTTATGCACGGACTGTTCAGGGTTTACTCAAAATCGCTCAAGTG gTTGTACTGCTTATTGCATTCCTGTGTGTCCACTGCTCTTCTGCATGGACAGACTACTCCGCCTTCCGTTACTTTGAGGTGGTCACTCTGTGGTTCCTCATTGCCTTCCTTATCTTCTTCCTGATGTACATCTTCAGGCTCCAGAGCAAGATCCCCTGCATCAACTGGACCCTGACG GAGTTTTTGCATTATGCCGTGGGGACAATCCTAGTCTTCATTGCATCTATAGTGGCTGCAGTGAAGTGTGGCCAAATTTCTGCCCTTGTCGCCGGATCG GTGTTTGGCTTCATTGCTACTTTTTTACTTGCAGTCAGCATCTGGATGTCCTACAAGATCACATGTGGGTCCCAGCCAACAG GTGCAGCTGTGTAG